One region of Streptomyces davaonensis JCM 4913 genomic DNA includes:
- a CDS encoding NAD-dependent epimerase/dehydratase family protein, translating into MGKVVLVTGVARQLGGRFVRRIQRDPEVDRVVAVDAVPPEHHLGGADFIQADIRQPTIARVLAETAADTVVHMDVTGTALGSGSRTTVKETNVIGTMQLLGACQKSPTVKRLVVKSSTNVYGSAPRDPAVFTETTPPKSLPSGGFAKDTVEVEGYVRGFARRRPDVAVCVLRFANILGPTADSPLAAYFSLPVLPTVFGYDPRLQFVHEDDVIEVLRIASHEPARGSLNSGTFNIAGDGVLLLSQCSRRLGRPTVPLLLPAVTWAGSLVRTLGMTDFSPEQIRLLTHGRVVATDQMRETLGFRPKYTTAETFAEFTRSRGPGLLPPEALAGAVDRIAALSLPGSGHPPTQSAN; encoded by the coding sequence TTGGGCAAGGTCGTGCTCGTGACCGGAGTGGCCCGTCAACTGGGGGGCCGGTTCGTACGACGGATCCAGCGGGACCCGGAAGTGGACCGGGTCGTCGCCGTGGACGCGGTACCGCCCGAGCACCATCTGGGCGGCGCGGACTTCATCCAGGCCGACATCCGGCAGCCGACCATAGCGCGGGTCCTGGCCGAGACGGCCGCGGACACCGTCGTACACATGGATGTGACGGGGACGGCGCTCGGCAGCGGCAGCCGGACCACGGTCAAGGAGACCAACGTCATCGGCACCATGCAGCTGCTCGGGGCGTGTCAGAAGTCCCCGACGGTGAAACGGCTGGTGGTGAAGTCCAGTACGAACGTGTACGGCTCCGCGCCTCGCGACCCTGCCGTGTTCACCGAGACCACTCCGCCCAAGTCCCTGCCCAGCGGTGGGTTCGCCAAGGACACCGTCGAGGTCGAGGGCTATGTGCGCGGGTTCGCGCGGCGGCGGCCGGACGTGGCCGTGTGTGTGCTGCGGTTCGCCAACATCCTCGGGCCGACCGCGGACTCGCCGCTCGCCGCGTACTTCTCGCTGCCGGTCCTGCCGACCGTCTTCGGCTACGACCCGAGGCTTCAGTTCGTGCACGAGGACGATGTGATCGAGGTGCTGCGGATCGCCTCGCACGAGCCGGCGCGCGGCAGCCTCAACAGCGGTACCTTCAATATCGCCGGTGACGGAGTCCTGCTGCTGTCGCAGTGCTCGCGACGGCTCGGCCGGCCCACCGTGCCCCTGCTGCTGCCCGCCGTCACCTGGGCCGGCTCGCTGGTGCGCACGCTCGGCATGACGGACTTCTCGCCCGAACAGATCCGGCTGCTCACCCATGGCAGGGTCGTGGCGACGGACCAGATGCGGGAGACCCTCGGCTTCCGGCCCAAGTACACGACCGCGGAGACCTTCGCGGAGTTCACCCGCAGCCGCGGACCCGGGCTGCTCCCGCCGGAGGCCCTCGCGGGGGCCGTCGACCGGATCGCCGCGCTGTCCCTTCCGGGCAGCGGTCACCCCCCGACGCAGAGCGCCAACTGA
- a CDS encoding 30S ribosomal protein bS22 → MGSVIKKRRKRMAKKKHRKLLKRTRVQRRNKK, encoded by the coding sequence GTGGGCTCTGTTATCAAGAAGCGGCGCAAGCGGATGGCCAAGAAGAAGCACCGCAAGCTGCTCAAGCGCACGCGCGTTCAGCGTCGCAACAAGAAGTAA
- a CDS encoding helix-turn-helix domain-containing protein has product MGAAGERPLNEVQFLTVAEVASVMRVSKMTVYRLVHSGHLPAIRVGRSFRVPEQAVHEYLRESYVGVETA; this is encoded by the coding sequence ATGGGTGCAGCTGGCGAGAGGCCTCTGAACGAGGTTCAGTTCCTTACCGTGGCGGAAGTCGCCTCGGTGATGCGAGTGTCGAAGATGACCGTGTACCGGCTGGTGCACAGCGGTCATCTGCCCGCGATCCGGGTGGGGCGGTCCTTCCGCGTCCCCGAGCAAGCGGTACACGAGTACCTCCGTGAGAGCTATGTGGGGGTGGAAACCGCCTGA
- a CDS encoding phosphatase, producing MLSIGALRGHLVAARLAGVVATSREASLRSYRLFAARDPRVLMGIDPCADWGQRDLVALMADRCGVSGDPMRVDGHDVIDPERTLAGLDAFAGRIRAVVECRGAVLIGTGHPHRLLGFYAALADALSAAGCAVLTPAQGRCVDIATRFGLRTYNLDYVRGVALVREPGTESSGREPGAHTHSPLPVRIALAAAAEGDGRLPELVIGDHGWVCGAGQLGFEAIGLADTDDPALFVGEAEGVVSVVVPLDDAVRSVYYRPLTRYVLNRACLSQ from the coding sequence GTGTTGTCCATTGGGGCTTTGCGGGGGCATCTCGTTGCTGCTCGGCTGGCTGGGGTGGTGGCTACCTCTCGGGAAGCCAGTTTGCGTAGTTATCGGTTGTTTGCTGCTCGGGATCCTCGGGTTTTGATGGGGATTGATCCTTGTGCCGACTGGGGGCAGCGGGACTTGGTTGCGCTGATGGCCGACAGGTGTGGGGTTTCCGGCGATCCGATGCGCGTTGATGGGCATGATGTGATCGATCCCGAGCGGACGTTGGCCGGGCTCGATGCCTTCGCCGGGCGGATTCGGGCGGTTGTCGAGTGCCGTGGGGCGGTGCTGATCGGTACCGGGCACCCGCATCGGCTGCTTGGTTTCTACGCCGCCCTCGCGGACGCTCTCTCGGCGGCCGGATGTGCCGTACTCACACCGGCGCAGGGTCGCTGTGTCGACATAGCGACCCGGTTCGGTCTACGCACGTACAACCTGGACTACGTCAGAGGAGTCGCGCTGGTACGTGAACCCGGCACCGAAAGCTCCGGGCGTGAGCCCGGCGCACACACGCATTCGCCGCTCCCGGTTCGTATCGCGCTGGCGGCCGCGGCCGAGGGCGACGGGAGGCTGCCGGAGCTGGTGATCGGGGATCACGGGTGGGTCTGCGGGGCAGGTCAGCTGGGGTTTGAGGCCATTGGGCTCGCCGATACCGATGACCCCGCGCTCTTCGTGGGGGAGGCCGAGGGGGTCGTGTCCGTCGTCGTTCCACTTGATGACGCTGTGCGGTCTGTTTACTACCGGCCGCTTACCCGCTACGTACTCAATCGAGCGTGTCTGTCACAGTAG
- a CDS encoding acetoin utilization protein AcuC, with protein MSGRAQLMWDEAVTGYDFGPEHPMDPVRLALTRRLVESFGLDQDVDVVAAKAAGESTLRLVHREDYIAAVKAASVDPRGADGAYGIGTLDDPAFAGMHEVSALIAGQSVGAAEAVWRGEALHAVNFAGGLHHAMPGGASGFCIYNDASLAIARLLELGAERVAYVDVDVHHGDGVQAAFWEDPRVLTISLHEHPRTLFPQTGWPEETGAEGVAEGSAVNVALPAGTGDAGWLRAFHAVVPELMAEFRPQVLVTQHGADTHFEDPLAHLAVSLDAQRAVQVACHELAHEYADGRWVALGGGGYAVVEVVPRSWTHLVGIAAGREIAPEASIPEEWRQEVFARTRQLAPVRMTDGRWPVKWAPWEAGYDPADRLDQAVLAARRAVFPLRGLLP; from the coding sequence ATGAGCGGCCGCGCACAGCTGATGTGGGACGAGGCAGTAACGGGCTATGACTTCGGGCCGGAGCATCCGATGGATCCGGTCCGGCTTGCCCTCACCCGTCGACTCGTGGAGTCCTTCGGGCTCGACCAGGACGTGGATGTGGTCGCGGCGAAGGCGGCCGGGGAGTCGACCTTGCGGCTGGTGCACCGGGAGGACTACATCGCGGCCGTGAAGGCTGCGTCGGTCGATCCGCGGGGTGCGGATGGGGCGTACGGGATCGGGACGCTGGATGATCCGGCGTTTGCCGGGATGCACGAGGTTTCCGCGTTGATCGCCGGGCAGTCGGTGGGGGCTGCCGAGGCTGTGTGGCGGGGGGAAGCGCTGCATGCGGTGAACTTCGCGGGTGGGTTGCATCATGCGATGCCTGGGGGTGCGTCGGGGTTCTGCATCTACAACGATGCGTCGCTCGCGATTGCGCGGTTGTTGGAGCTGGGGGCTGAGCGGGTCGCGTATGTGGATGTCGATGTGCATCACGGGGACGGGGTGCAGGCGGCGTTCTGGGAGGATCCGCGAGTTCTGACGATTTCGCTGCATGAGCATCCTCGGACGTTGTTTCCGCAGACCGGGTGGCCGGAGGAGACCGGGGCGGAGGGGGTTGCGGAGGGGTCGGCGGTGAATGTGGCGTTGCCGGCGGGGACGGGGGACGCGGGGTGGTTGCGCGCGTTTCATGCTGTGGTGCCGGAGTTGATGGCTGAGTTTCGGCCTCAGGTGTTGGTGACGCAGCATGGGGCGGATACGCACTTCGAGGATCCGTTGGCGCATCTGGCGGTGTCGTTGGATGCGCAGCGGGCTGTGCAGGTTGCCTGTCATGAGTTGGCGCATGAGTACGCCGATGGGCGGTGGGTGGCGCTCGGGGGTGGGGGGTACGCGGTGGTGGAGGTTGTGCCGCGGTCGTGGACTCATCTGGTGGGGATTGCTGCGGGGCGGGAGATTGCTCCTGAGGCGTCGATTCCTGAGGAGTGGCGGCAGGAAGTGTTCGCGCGTACGCGGCAGTTGGCGCCGGTGCGGATGACTGATGGGCGGTGGCCTGTGAAGTGGGCGCCCTGGGAGGCGGGGTACGACCCTGCGGACCGGCTGGATCAGGCGGTGCTGGCGGCTCGGCGGGCGGTGTTTCCACTGCGGGGGTTGTTGCCGTAG
- a CDS encoding MFS transporter yields MTDVLRRGRASLAFGFFAQGVAFALLVTRIPAIQDRYGVSDALLPAFLAAVPILAGAGSVATERLVKRVPPSLVLRWSQPVVFLALLGVSAGDRMVELGVALGAFGLSVGALDASMNMLGVSLQRSYGRSIMLSFHAAYSLGGILGASLAWVGARWDVALFVSYLPVVVVLLPAAFVGSRWYADGEPEPVREGAVKGASVGFKVLLPLCLVMTFAYIGDSTVSNWSAKYLQDVLGSSEQLATVPYNVYMVTTLLGRAIGDFGVRRFGAVAVVRVGAVVAAGGFAVVAVAPGAWVGMLGFTLLGLGLCVLVPQTFAAAGRLFPGSSDVAVARLNVFNYVGFLIGSPLVGALGDAWSYRGAMLVPMVLVLVTLVYARSFEAQPDRYGGGHERPRTADVGRGSNGL; encoded by the coding sequence ATGACTGATGTGCTGCGGCGCGGCAGGGCCTCGTTGGCGTTCGGCTTCTTCGCCCAGGGCGTGGCGTTCGCGCTGCTGGTGACCCGTATCCCGGCCATCCAGGATCGGTACGGGGTCTCTGACGCGCTGCTGCCTGCCTTCCTTGCTGCCGTGCCGATCCTTGCCGGTGCCGGGAGTGTGGCGACCGAGCGGCTGGTGAAGCGGGTGCCGCCGAGTCTGGTGCTGCGGTGGTCCCAGCCGGTGGTGTTCCTGGCGCTGCTGGGGGTCTCGGCCGGGGACCGGATGGTCGAGCTGGGGGTGGCGCTCGGGGCCTTCGGGCTGTCCGTGGGGGCGTTGGACGCCTCGATGAACATGCTCGGGGTCAGTCTCCAGCGGTCGTACGGGCGCAGCATCATGCTCAGTTTTCACGCCGCGTACAGCCTGGGCGGGATTCTGGGGGCCTCGCTGGCGTGGGTGGGGGCGCGGTGGGATGTCGCGCTGTTCGTGTCGTATCTGCCGGTTGTCGTGGTGTTGTTGCCGGCCGCGTTCGTGGGGAGTCGGTGGTACGCCGACGGGGAGCCCGAGCCGGTGCGGGAGGGGGCTGTGAAGGGCGCCAGTGTCGGGTTCAAGGTGCTGTTGCCGCTGTGTCTGGTGATGACCTTCGCGTACATCGGGGATTCGACGGTCTCCAACTGGAGCGCGAAGTATCTCCAGGATGTGCTGGGGAGCAGTGAGCAGCTCGCGACCGTGCCGTACAACGTCTACATGGTGACGACCCTGCTGGGGCGGGCCATCGGGGACTTCGGGGTACGGCGGTTCGGGGCCGTGGCTGTGGTGCGGGTCGGAGCCGTGGTGGCCGCGGGTGGGTTCGCCGTGGTGGCTGTGGCGCCCGGGGCGTGGGTCGGGATGCTCGGGTTCACCTTGTTGGGGCTGGGGTTGTGCGTGCTCGTGCCGCAGACCTTCGCGGCGGCTGGGCGGTTGTTCCCGGGTTCGTCTGACGTGGCTGTGGCTCGGCTGAATGTGTTCAACTATGTGGGCTTTTTGATCGGTTCGCCGTTGGTGGGGGCCTTGGGCGATGCGTGGAGTTATCGCGGGGCGATGCTTGTGCCGATGGTGTTGGTGCTGGTGACGCTTGTGTATGCCCGATCGTTCGAAGCTCAACCGGACCGATACGGTGGCGGGCATGAGCGGCCGCGCACAGCTGATGTGGGACGAGGCAGTAACGGGCTATGA
- a CDS encoding HAD family hydrolase, with amino-acid sequence MRYDLVIFDNDGVLVDSEPISNRHLAAYLTELGYPTSYEDSLRDYMGSAMHRVHDLVEERTGERLPADFDDVFHARVFAAFERELKPVVGAEGVLEKLAADGVPYCVASSGSHERIRVGHRTTGLTRWFEDERIFSSQDVGRGKPEPDLFLYAAERMGVAPERCVVVEDSPLGVQAAVAAGMDVYGFTAMTPASRLEGATGLFGDMGELIDLL; translated from the coding sequence ATGCGCTATGACCTCGTCATCTTCGACAACGACGGTGTGCTCGTCGACAGTGAGCCCATCTCCAACCGGCACCTCGCCGCCTACCTCACAGAGCTGGGGTACCCGACGTCCTACGAGGACTCGCTGCGGGACTACATGGGCTCCGCCATGCATCGCGTACACGATCTGGTCGAGGAGCGGACCGGGGAGCGGTTGCCGGCGGACTTCGACGATGTCTTTCACGCTCGGGTGTTCGCCGCTTTCGAGCGGGAGTTGAAGCCTGTGGTGGGGGCCGAAGGGGTGCTGGAGAAGCTGGCCGCGGACGGGGTGCCGTACTGCGTGGCGTCCTCGGGGAGCCATGAGCGGATTCGGGTGGGGCATCGGACGACCGGACTGACGCGGTGGTTCGAGGACGAGCGGATTTTCAGCTCGCAGGATGTCGGGCGGGGGAAGCCGGAGCCGGATCTGTTTCTGTACGCCGCTGAGCGGATGGGGGTCGCTCCCGAGCGCTGTGTCGTGGTCGAGGACAGTCCGCTGGGCGTGCAGGCGGCCGTCGCGGCCGGGATGGACGTCTACGGGTTCACGGCGATGACTCCGGCCTCGCGGTTGGAGGGGGCCACCGGACTCTTCGGTGACATGGGTGAGTTGATCGATCTGCTCTGA